The proteins below come from a single Drosophila miranda strain MSH22 chromosome Y unlocalized genomic scaffold, D.miranda_PacBio2.1 Contig_Y1_pilon, whole genome shotgun sequence genomic window:
- the LOC117190763 gene encoding microtubule-associated protein RP/EB family member 2-like, which translates to MSRHDMLQCVNTMVQGHFKKIEELSSGVAYYQMMELIFPNCINLKRVKMSAKLEHECLHNLKLFQSALTRLKLDKAVPIDRLIKGRFQDNFEFLQWFKKFFDSQAPGLENIKSAANAPIPKPIKPRGFAKELAKAVSPPSNGKGAEEDFTTRYLMSEMQTLNIKIDGAIVTRDECYNKLLQIERLMDDVTNSNKHAEFCSRIYTVLYKTMDGQPAAEIQGINGNANGYAASNSEMVEPEADGEY; encoded by the exons ATGTCGCGCCATGACATGCTGCAATGCGTCAACACCATGGTGCAGGGCCACTTCAAAAAGATCGAAGAGCTGAGCTCAG GTGTTGCCTACTACCAAATGATGGAGCTGATCTTCCCCAACTGCATCAACCTGAAGCGCGTGAAGATGAGCGCAAAGCTGGAGCACGAATGCCTCCACAATCTCAAGTTGTTTCAGAGCGCCTTAACCCGCCTCAAGCTGGACAAAGCTGTGCCCATCGATCGCTTGATCAAGGGCCGCTTCCAGGACAACTTTGAGTTTCTGCAGTGGTTCAAGAAGTTCTTCGACTCGCAGGCTCCGGGCTTGGAGAACATAAAATCGGCGGCCAATGCGCCCATTCCGAAACCAATAAAGCCGCGCGGCTTCGCCAAGGAACTAGCCAAAGCAGTGTCGCCACCATCTAACGGAAAGGGCGCAGAGGAAGATTTCACCACAAGGTACCTGATGAGCGAGATGCAGACCTTGAACATCAAGATCGACGGGGCCATAGTAACACGCGACGAGTGCTACAACAAGCTGCTCCAAATCGAACGCCTGATGGACGACGTGACAAACAGCAACAAGCACGCGGAGTTCTGCAGCCGCATCTATACCGTGCTTTATAAGACCATGGATGGCCAGCCCGCTGCAGAAATTCAAGGAATCAATGGAAATGCCAATGGTTATGCCGCCTCCAATAGTGAAATGGTCGAGCCAGAGGCTGATGGAGAGTATTGA
- the LOC108158466 gene encoding coiled-coil domain-containing protein 130 homolog: MGERKGQNKYYPPDYDPKKGGLNKFQGTHVLRERARKIHLGIIIIRFEMPYNIWCDGGKNHIGMGVRYNAEKTKVGMYYTTPIYKFRLKCHLCDNHFEIQTDPGNLDYTILSGARRQENRWDPLQNEQVGPETKEVQKRLFDDAMYKLEHQAKDAKAAADAKPVLQKLFERNQSVWDDTYEANCRLRSEFRHQKKELKGQQELDRELLAKSSLDVALLPETDQDRQMAALMKLQTKSAVERESEQRLDLLMQQALPGAKATTFGGLKRQKILNTQLQVQDLGIRRKQSDQSEEAPSPPAKSLSLVGDYSSSDNDSNS, from the coding sequence ATGGGTGAGCGCAAGGGACAAAATAAGTATTACCCGCCCGACTATGATCCAAAGAAGGGCGGACTCAATAAATTTCAGGGCACGCATGTCCTGCGGGAACGTGCCCGGAAGATCCACCtgggcatcatcatcatccgcTTTGAGATGCCATACAATATCTGGTGCGACGGCGGCAAGAACCACATCGGGATGGGTGTGCGCTACAATGCGGAGAAGACCAAGGTGGGAATGTACTACACCACACCGATCTACAAGTTTCGCCTGAAATGCCACTTGTGCGACAATCACTTCGAGATCCAAACGGATCCAGGCAATCTCGACTATACCATACTCTCTGGGGCGCGACGGCAGGAGAACCGCTGGGATCCGCTGCAGAATGAGCAGGTTGGGCCGGAGACGAAGGAGGTGCAGAAGCGGCTCTTCGACGACGCCATGTACAAGCTGGAGCACCAGGCCAAGGATGCTAAAGCTGCCGCCGATGCCAAACCTGTGCTCCAGAAACTGTTCGAGCGCAACCAGAGCGTGTGGGACGACACCTACGAAGCCAACTGCCGCCTTCGGTCCGAGTTCCGGCATCAAAAGAAGGAGCTAAAGGGCCAGCAGGAACTGGATCGCGAGCTGCTGGCTAAGAGCAGTCTCGACGTTGCTCTTCTGCCGGAAACAGATCAGGACAGGCAAATGGCGGCCTTGATGAAGCTTCAAACCAAATCGGCCGTTGAGCGGGAATCAGAGCAGCGTCTCGATCTACTCATGCAACAGGCATTGCCAGGAGCCAAAGCGACAACCTTCGGCGGCCTCAAGCGGCAAAAGATTCTCAACACACAGCTGCAGGTCCAGGATTTGGGCATCCGGCGCAAACAATCTGACCAGTCCGAAGAAGCTCCATCACCGCCTGCAAAGTCCTTGAGTCTGGTGGGCGACTACTCCTCCTCGGATAATGACTCCAACAGTTAA